The Microbacterium limosum sequence ATCCGCGCCCTCGACGCGGCGGTCGCGGCGCAGGAGGCATGGGCGGCGACCGCGCCGCGCACGCGCAGCGACCTGCTCCGCCGCGCGTTCGACCTCGTCCGGGAGCGGGCCGAGGACCTGGCTCTGCTGATGACGCTGGAGATGGGCAAGCCGCTCACCGAGGCGCGGGGGGAGGTGACGTACGGGGGCGAGTTCCTGCGCTGGTTCAGCGAGGAGGCCGTCCGGATCAACGGCCGGTACGGACTCAATCCGGAGGGGACGGGCCGGATGGTCGTCTCGCAGCGGCCGGTCGGCCCCTCCTTCTTCATCACGCCGTGGAACTTCCCGCTCGCGATGGCGACGCGCAAGATCGCCCCCGCGCTCGCGGCCGGATGCACCGTGGTGATCAAGCCCGCGGAGCTGACGCCGCTGACGACGCTGCTGTTCGCGTCGATCCTGCAGGAGGCGGGGCTTCCCGCCGGCGTCGTCAACGTCATCACGACGACCGCGTCGGGGGACGTCTCGGCTCCGATCATCGCCGACCCGCGGCTTCGCAAGCTGTCGTTCACGGGCTCGACCCCCGTGGGGCGCAAGCTGATCGCGCAGGCGGCCGAGGGCGTGCTGCGGGTGTCGATGGAGCTCGGAGGCAACGCCCCCTTCGTCGTCTTCGAGGACGCCGATCTCGACGAGGCCGTGGACGGGGCGATGGCGGCGAAGTTCCGCAACATCGGTCAGGCCTGCACCGCCGCCAACCGCTTCATCGTGCACGCGGACATCGCCGAGGCGTTCGCGGCGCGGGTCACGGAGCGCGTCGCGGCGATGCGCGTCGGCCGCGGTACCGAGGACGGGGTCCAGATCGGACCGCTCATCGACGACAGGGCGGTGGCCAAGGCATCCGACCTCGTCGCCGATGCCGTCGCCCGGGGCGCGCGCGTGCTCACCGGCGGTGAGGCCATCGAGGGCGAGGGCACGTTCTTCGCCCCGACGGTCGTGTCGGACGTGGCACCGGGAAGTGCGATCCTGCAGGAGGAGATCTTCGGGCCGGTGCTCGCGATCTCGACCTTCGAGACCGAGGAGGAGGCCGTCCGGCTCGCCAACGACACCGAGTACGGGCTCGTCTCGTACGTCTTCACCCAGGATCTCGCCCGGGGCCACCGGATGATCGACCACCTGGAGACGGGCATGATGGGCCTGAACGTCGGGGTCCTCTCCAACGCCGCGGCGCCCTTCGGGGGAGTGAAGCAGTCCGGGGTCGGCCGCGAGGGCGGCCTCGAAGGCATCCACGAGTACCTCTCGACCAAGTACACGCTGATCCCCGTCGGCTGACGGCGATCCGGAACGGAGCGATCATGACCGACTACGCCGTCGTCAACCCGGCAACGGGGGAGACCCTGTCGACGTACCCGACGTTCACCGATGCGCAGGTCGAGGCGGCGGTCGGGGCCGCCGACGGGGCGTACCGCGGATGGGCGCGCGGGAGTGCCCCCGCCGAGCGCGCCGACCTGCTGCGACGGGTGGCCGAGCTGCACCGCGAGCGCCGCGACGACCTCGCCGCGATCATCGTGCGCGAGATGGGCAAGCCCCTCGCGGCGGCGGAGGGCGAGGTGGACTTCGCCGCCGACATCACGGAGTTCTACGCCGACAACATCGAGGCGATCACGGCGGACCAGCCGATCGACATCCTCGGGGAGGGGAGCGCGGTCATCCGCCGCTCGCCGCTCGGCGTGCTCCTGGGCATCATGCCCTGGAACTTCCCCTACTACCAGGTCGCCCGCTTCGCCGCCCCGAACGTCGCCCTCGGCAACACGATCCTCCTCAAGCACGCCCCCCAGTGCCCCGAGTCGGCCGCGGCGATCGAGGCCATGTACCGGGATGCCGGATTCCCTGAGGGCGTGTACGTGAACCTCTACGTCACGAACGACCAGGCGGCGACGATCATCGCCGACCCTCGCGTGCAGGGAGTGTCGGTGACCGGATCGGAGCGCGCGGGCTCGGCCGTGGCGGAGCAGGCCGGTCGTCACCTGAAGAAGGTCGCGCTCGAGCTCGGCGGGTCGGACCCGTTCATCCTGCTCGCCACCGACGATCTGGACGCGGCGGTGCGCGCCGCCGTCGATGCGCGCCTGGACAACAACGGGCAGTCGTGCAACGCGGCCAAGCGCTTCATCGTCGTCGACGGGCTCTACGAACCCTTCGTGGAGAAGTTCGCCGCGGCGATGGCCGCCGCGACGCTCGGCGACCCGTTCGCCGAGGACACCGTCCTCGGCCCCCTTTCGTCCCTCGCCGCCGCGGAGCGCCTCGACGAGCAGGTGCAGAGGGCCCTCGCGCAGGGGGCGGAGCTTTTGACCGGCGGGACCCGCGACGGGGCCTTCTATCCGGCGACGGTGCTCACGGGGGTGACCCCGGAGATGGATGCCTACCGGGAGGAGTTCTTCGGGCCCGTCGGCGTCGTCTACCGCGTCTCGGGCGAGGAGGAGGCCCTCGAGGTCGCCAACGGCACGCCCTTCGGGCTGGGGTCGTACGTCTTCACGACCGACGAGGCGCAGGCCCAGCGCATGGCCGACCGGCTCGAGGCGGGGATGGTCTACGTCAACCTCGTCCTGGCCGACTCGCCGGAGCTGCCCTTCGGTGGCGTCAAGCGCAGCGGCACGTCGCGCGAGATGGGTCTGCTCGCGGCCGACGAGTTCGTCAACAAAAAGCTCGTGCGCGTCGGTCCGTAGCTTTCGCACGGCGCGGGGCGTAGCGGTGCCGCGGCATCCGCGCCACCATAGGGAGAGGAGGTCTGCCCATGGACGAGACGCAGGATGCCGTCGCCCGGCTCAACGACAAGGAGTGCTGGGAGCGGCTGCGCACGCAGCAGCTGGGCAGGCTCGTCACGAACGTCGGCGACGTGCTCGACATCTTCCCCGTCAACTACGTCGCGGACGCCGGGGCGCTGTACTTCCGCACGGCGGAGGGGAGCAAGCTCTTCGAGCTGACCGTCAACGACGAGGTGCTCTTCGAAGTCGACGACCATACCGACTCGGATGCCTGGAGCGTCGTCGTGCGAGGGTGGGCGAAGCGGCTCGACACCGCCGACGAGGTGGAGGCGGCCGACGGCCTCGGGTTGCACCCGTGGGTCCCGACGCTGAAGTACAACTACGTGCGGATCACCCCCCACACACTCACGGGACGCGCCTTCGCGTTCGGGCCCGAGCCCGACCGCTACGGCATCGCCGAGTACTGAGAGCGGTTCGCGACCGCGACGGGGCATGCCGTACACTGGAGCGTGCAGTGGAAAACTGCATTCTTTCGCCGTGCCCGGCGTTCGGGTCAATCCCTACTCCGTGCGGCGGACGAGTGCGGGTCCGCGAGGTCGCAAGACCTCTAGGGCGGTAGCTCAATTGGCAGAGCAGCGGTCTCCAAAACCGCAGGTTGCAGGTTCGATTCCTGTCCGCCCTGCGCGTCAGCGTCGAGCTGACACACGAAAGGTACATCCAGGTGAGTGCAGTGGCCCAAGACGAGCCGAACGGCGAGATCGTCGCGGCGGGCGGGAAGTCGGCGGGCGGAAAGCGCCCGAACATCTTCTCGCGCATCGCGTTGTTCATCCGCCAGGTGTTCGCCGAGCTGCGCAAGGTCGTCACCCCCACCCGTCAGGAGCTGCTGAAGTTCACGGCGGTCGTGCTCGCGTTCGTCGTGATCATGATGGCGGTGGTCTACGGACTCGACTTCGTCTTCTCCTGGATGGCCTCGGTCGTGTTCGGCGCCCCCGGCCAGCTGGTGGGCTCCTGAGACCTGGGTGCGACGCGCCCGATGAGACAGCGCGGTGGGCCGGTTGAACGGCGCCGCACGACGGAAGTGATCCTGTGACCGACAGACATCTCGACGACGCCGACTGGGCGACTGCCGCTGAGCAGTCCAGCGAGGACGACGAAGCCCAGGAAGGCTCGATCCTCGCCGACCAGGAGCGCTCGGTCGAGCCGGCCGAGCACGCCGCCCTCCACGTGGTCGACGAGGACGCCGAGCCCGAGAACGTCTCCGACGAGGACGACGTGGAAGTCAGCGACCCGGAGGCCGACGCGATCGTGAACGACGCTCTGAACATCGATGAGGCCGCCGAGGCCGAGGCCGCGGCCGAGGTCCTCACCGACGATCTGGCCGACGAGGCGGCCGAGCGCGACGCGGAGGCCGCCGACGAGGTGGCGCCCTACGACGGCCCCGAGCCCGAGGGCGACGTCGTCGCCGATGAGGAGCCCGAAGAGGTCGACCCCTACGAGGCGTTCCGCGCCGACCTGCGCGTCCTGCCGGGCAAGTGGTACGTCATCCACTCCTACGCCGGCTTCGAGCGCAAGGTGAAGGCCAACATCGAGCAGCGCAAGTCGACGCTCGAGGTCGAGGACGACATCTACCAGGTCGAGGTCCCGATGGAGGACGTCGTCGAGATCAAGAACGGCCAGCGCAAGATGGTCACGCGCGTGCGCATCCCGGGCTACGTGCTCGTGCGCATGGATCTCAACGAGGACACCTGGTCGGTCGTGCGTCACACGCCGGGAGTCACCGGCTTCGTGGGCAACGCGCACAACCCCACGCCGCTGCGGTTCGAGGAGGCCTTCAACATGCTGAAGTCCCTCGTCGAGGTGAAGGACGTGCCCGCCGCCAAGTCGGGTGCCGCGAAGGGCTCGCCGACGCAGGCGCGCTCGATCCCGGCCGAGGTCGACTTCGAGGTCGGCGAGACGATCACGATCAAGGAGGGTTCGTTCGCGGGCCTTCCCGGCACGATCAGCGAGATCAAGCCCGAGAGCGGCAAGCTCACGGTCCTCGTCTCGCTGTTCGAACGAGAGACTCCGGTGGAACTGAGCTTCGATCAGGTGACGAAGCTCTAGCGCGCCGGTACCGCTGCCCGGAAAGGCCGGGTTCGCGGGAGACGCGGATGCCGCGGCATCCGTTTCGACGAAAGGAAAACACATGGCACCCAAGAAGAAGGTGACCGGCCTGATCAAGCTCCAGATCAACGCCGGAGCCGCCAACCCGGCGCCGCCGATCGGGCCCGCGCTCGGTCAGCACGGCGTCAACATCATGGAGTTCTGCAAGGCGTACAACGCGGCGACCGAGGCCCAGCGCGGCAACGTCATCCCCGTCGAGATCACCGTCTACGAGGACCGCAGCTTCACGTTCATCCTCAAGACGCCCCCGGCAGCCGAGCTGATCAAGAAGGCCGCCGGCGTCGCCAAGGGCTCGCAGACGCCGCACACGACCAAGGTGGGCAAGCTCACCAAGGACCAGGTGCGCGAGATCGCCCAGACCAAGCAGCCCGACCTGAACGCGAATGACATCGAGGCCGCCTCGAAGATCATCGCCGGCACCGCCCGTTCCATGGGCATCACGGTTGAGGACTGAGGGGGATAACGACCATGGCTACCAAGTCCAAGGCCTACCGGGCCGCCGCGGCGAAGATCGCCGCTGACACGTTCTACACGCCCACCGATGCCGTCGCCCTGGCGAAGGAGACCGGTTCGGCGAAGTTCGACTCGACCGTCGAGGTCGCGCTCAAGCTCGCCGTCGACCCCCGCAAGGCCGACCAGATGGTGCGCGGCACCGTCATCCTGCCCCACGGCACCGGCAAGACCGCCCGTGTGATCGTCTTCGCGACCGGCCCCGCGGCCGAAGCGGCGATCGCTGCGGGCGCCGACGAGGTCGGCGGCGCCGAGCTCATCGAGAAGGTCGCGGGCGGCTACACGTCGTTCGACGCGGCCGTCGCCACGCCCGAGCTGATGGGCCAGGTCGGCCGTCTCGGAAAGGTGCTGGGCCCCCGTGGCCTCATGCCGAACCCGAAGACCGGCACCGTGACCCCCAACCCGGCCAAGGCCGTCGAGGAGATCAAGGGCGGAAAGATCGAGTTCCGCGTCGACAAGCACGCCAACGTCCACTTCGTGGTCGGCAAGGCGTCGTTCTCGGCCGAGCAGCTCGACGAGAACCTGAAGGCCGCGCTCGATGAGATCGTGCGCCTCAAGCCCTCGAGCTCGAAGGGCCGCTACATCCAGAAGGGTGCCGTGTCGACCACGTTCGGCCCCGGCATCCCGCTGGACGTCAACGCGCTCTGACGCATCGTCACGACAGGAAGGCCCTCGCTCCGGCGGGGGCCTTCCTGCGTGCGGGCGGCTCGCGCAACCCCCCCGTCCCCTGTCACGAACCGCTCGGGCCGCGGGGCGCCGCGAGCGGTTCGTGACAGGGGAGCGGGACGCCGCGAGCGGTTCGTGACAGGGGAGCAGGGGTCAGGGGCGCCGCGAGCGTCAGGCGGGCCAGACGAGGCTGACGCCCAGGGCCACCATGACGACGGCGATGACGGCGTCGAGCGCACGCCACGCTGCGGGCGAGCGCAGGAGCGGCGCCAGCAGGCGGGCGCCGTAGGCGAGAGCGGTGAACCACAGCACGCTGCCGGCCACGGCCCCGACAGCGAACCACCACCGGTCGTCGCCGTGGGTGTTCGCGATCGACCCCAGCAGGAACACGGTGTCGAGATAGACGTGGGGGTTCAGCCAGGTCAGCGCCAGGCACGAGAGGATCACCGCCCTGCGCGTCTGCGGCGCCGTCCGCGTCGTTGTTGCGGGCGCGCCCGCCCGCGCCGTGGGCCGATAGGAGCGCTCCACCTCGGCCACGCCGGCGTCCTCGCCGCGCCAGGCGCGTCGTGCCGCGAGGATGCCGTAGCCCACGAGGAAGAGCGCTCCCGCCCACCGCACGGCCGTGATCAGCCACGGCAGCTGGGTGAGGACGAGACCGATGCCGGCGACGCCCGCGATGATCAGCGCGGCATCGCTGGACATGCACACGAGCGCCACCGCGAGGGTGTGCTGCCGGCGCAGGCCCTGCCGCAGCACGAAGAGGTTCTGCGCGCCGATCGCGATGATGAGGGAGAGGCCCAGGCCGAGACCTGCGAGCGCCGAGGTGATCACGATGCGACGATACGGCGATCGCCCACTTCAGTGAAGCTCAGGTTACTTCATGTGCATTAGCGTGGCTTCATGAAGATTGCGCCGGATCTCGCTGCCACGGTGCTCGCCGTCGTGGACGAGGGATCCTTCGAGTCCGCCGCGCGCCGGCTGCACGTCACCCCGTCCGCCGTGAGCCAGCGGATACGGGCGCTGGAGGATGCCCTGGGTGCCGTCCTGCTCGTGCGCGCGAAGCCGCCGCGACCCACCGAGGCGGGGGCGACGATCGTCCGGCTGGCCCGGCAGCAGGCGTTGCTCGAGCAGGAGGCGCTCACGGAGCTCGGCGTCGAGGACCGGCTCGGCCGGGTGCGCCTGTCGGTGGCGGTGAACGCGGACTCGCTCGCCACGTGGTTCCTGGATCCGCTCGCGCGGCTCGCCGAGCGTCTGCCCGTCGTGTTCGAGGTGCACCGCGACGACCAGGACTTCACCGCACGGCTTCTCTCCGACGGCACGGCGGTGGCCGCCGTCACCGCCCAGAGCGCGCCGGTGGCGGGCTGTTCGGTCTCCGCACTGGGGGCGATGGTCTACGAGGCCTACGCGACGCCCGCGTTCGTCCGGCGCTGGTTCCCCTCCGGCGCGACCGTCGAGGCGCTCGCGGACGCGCCCGTCGTCGACTTCGACCGCCGGGACGACCTGCAGACGCGCTGGATCCGGGAGCGGGGCGCGTCCGCCGCCTCCCCGCCGCGACACTTCATCCCGGCGTCGGCGGATTTCGCGACGGCGGTGCGCTCGGGAATCGGGTGGGGGATGCTGCCGGACGATCAGGCGCGCGACGCCGTCGCGGCCGGAGCGCTGCTGCCGCTCGGGGGCCCCGGCATCCGCGTGCCCCTGTACTGGCAGCAGTGGAACCTGCATTCGACGCTGCTGGCGGCGGTGGCGGACGAGGTCTCCCGGGCGGCGCGTTCGGCCCTCGCCCCGATCAGTCGTCGCTGACGCGGAGCACGATCTTCCCGCGGGTGTGCCCCGCCTCCAGCGCCCGGTGGGCGGCGGCGGCATCATCCAGGTCGAAGACCTCGTCGATGTAGACCGCGACGGCGCCGGAGGAGAGCAGGCGCCCGATGGTGGCGAGCGCGCCGCCGTCGGGAATCACCTTGTACGTGCTCGCCCGCACGCTCGCGGCCGCGGCGTCTTCCGCGAAGGTGGGCCAGCTTCCGGTGGGGACGTTGATGATGAGTCCTCCCGGTCGCAGGACGCTCAGCGACCGCGATCCGACGCGGCCCGCCGCGTCGCCGACCAGGTCGATGACGACATCGACGTCGCCGACGACGTCTTCGAAGCGGGTCGTCGTGTAGTCGATGACGACCGCCGCGCCGAGCTCGCGCTGCCAGGCGGCGTTGCGCCCGGAGGCGGTGGTGGTGACGTGCGCGCCGAAGTACGCGGCGAACTGCACCGCGAAGTGCCCCACCCCGCCGCTGCCGGCGTGGATGAGGATGCGCTGGCCCTCGTGGGCGTGTGCCGTCTCCACCACCAGGCCCCAGGCGGTGAGGGCCGCCAGGGGCACCCCCGCCGCCTCGACGTGGGAGAGGGCGCTCGGCATCTTCGCGACCGAGAGCGAGGATGCCACGACATACTCCGCGTACGTGCCCGGCGTGCGGGGGAACGCGGCCATGCCGAACACGGCGGTGCCCGGCTGGAGCGGGTGGGTCTCGTACGGCGCCTTGACGACGACGCCGCTGAAGTCGAAGCCGGGCACGGTCGGGCCGGCGCCGAGCGCTGCGGCGACGCCCCGGCCCGCGCGCGTCTTGACGTCGATCGGATTCACGCCCGCCGCCACGACGCGGATGAGCAGCTCGCTGATGACGGGGAAGGGGGTGGCGACCCGCCCCGGACGCAGAACCGAGGCATCGCCCGGCTGATCGAAGATCGCGGCCCGCATCGTCTCCGGAACGGGCGGTGAACCCGGCTCGATCGTGGCCACGCCCTGCGGCGGGTGGGAACCCATCGCCTCCCCCTTACTGCGCGACGTCGCGCGTGCCGCACGTTGCTGATGTGGCACCAGTAAAGCCCATCATTGTCTCCGCGGTGTTACGCCGGTGCTACCGCACCGTCAACGTCCCGGAGCCTCGCCGGATGTCAGCGCGTGGAGCAGGCGGGCGAGGGTGCGGATGTCGTCGACGTGCCAGTCCGCGAGCGTCGCCGCGAGCCCTCCGCCGTCGCGGGAGCGGGCGTCCTCGAGGCGGGCGATGCCCTCCGGCGTGGCGGAGATCAGGCTCGAGCGGCCGTCGCCGGGATCGGGGCGGCGCTCGACGAGGCCGAGGCTCTCGAGTTCCCGCACCGTGCGACTGACCTGCCCCTTGTCGGCCGTCAGGGCCTCGGCGAGGGCGGACGGGGTGAGAGGTCCGTGGCGCACGATCGTGGTGAACGTCTTGTATGCGACCGGCAGCATCCCGGGGCTCAGGCGCTGCGCGCTGGCGTGGATGACCTTCCGGAATCGGGCGATCAGCTCGCCGAACTCGGATTCGAGAGCGCGCACCGCGTCGGTCCGTTCGTCCGGCGAGCCGATTCCGTCCATGACCCACGACACTACCGGCGCGGGCGGCGAGCGGATGCCTCGGCATCCGTCGCGGCGATGCCCGCCGCCGAGCCCGCTACGGCCTCGCCGGCCGCCTCGGTCGCAAGCCCCGCCTCGGACGCGGCCAGTCGTTCCTGGGTGGTCGCGCGGTGGAGGGACCTGTTGGGGAGGAACATCACCGCGATGAGGCTGATGATCGCCAGCGGCACGGCGATCAGGAACGAGTGGGAGATGCCCTGGGCGTAGATGTCCTCGACGATGACGCGCACCGAGGCGGGAAGCGTGTTCACCGCCGGCAGGGTTCCCGACGTCAGCTGCGCCGCGACGTCCGCGCCCCGCTCCCCGAGGCCCGCGATCGCCGCGCCGAGCCGCGCCTGGCTCGAGGCGAAGAGGTCGCTCACGCTCGCCGCGAGCGCCGCGCCCATCGCCGACACGCCGATCGTGCCGCCGAGGCTGCGGAAGAAGGTCACGCCGGAGCTGGCGGCGCCCATGTCCTGGGGGCGCGCGGTGTTCTGCACGATGAGAACGAGGTTCTGCATGGTCATGCCGACCCCCGCGCCGAGAAGGAACATGTAGACGGACACGAGCACGAAGGGCGTGTCGTAGCGCAGGGTGGACAGCAGCGACGACCCGGCGATGAGCAGCACCGACCCGGCGACGAGGTAGGGCTTCCAGTGGCCGTACCGCGTGATCAGCTGGCCGACGACGATCGAGGCGACGAGCAGGCCGCCGATCATCGGGAGGGTCATCAGGCCCGCCTCGGCGGGGCTCGCGCCGCGGGACATCTGCATGTACTGGCTGAGGAAGACCGAGGTGCCGAACATCGCCACGCCCGTCGCGATGGAGGCCACGACGGAGAGGGTGAAGGTGCGGTCGCGGAAGAGCGAGAGCGGGATGAGCGGCTCGCGGCTGCGGAGCTCGACGAGCACGAACAGCACCGCCCCGAGCAGCGCTCCGCCCACCATGAGCGCGGTCTCGACGCCCCACCAGGGGTAGGAGACGCCGGCGCCCGTGATCCACACGAGCAGGAGGGACACGGATGCCGCGAGCAGCACGATGCCGACGTAGTCGATCGAGACCCGGTCGCGCCGGCGGCGCGGCAGGTGCAGCGTGCGCTGGAGGATGACGAGGGCGGCGATCGCGAACGGTATCGCGACGTAGAAGTTCCACCGCCAGCCGATGCTGTCGGTGATGAGACCGCCCAGAAGCGGGCCTCCGACGGTGGCCACCGCCATGACCGCGCCGAACAGGCCCATGTACCGGCCGCGCTCGCGCGGGCTCAGGATGTCGGCCATGATCACCTGGCTGAGCGCGGCGAGACCGCCGGCGCCCAGGCCCTGGACGGCGCGGAACGCGATG is a genomic window containing:
- a CDS encoding NAD-dependent succinate-semialdehyde dehydrogenase — encoded protein: MSPTSQAEAALLASVPSGLFIGGEWVDAAGGRTFDVRDPSTNAVVKTIADAGPEDGIRALDAAVAAQEAWAATAPRTRSDLLRRAFDLVRERAEDLALLMTLEMGKPLTEARGEVTYGGEFLRWFSEEAVRINGRYGLNPEGTGRMVVSQRPVGPSFFITPWNFPLAMATRKIAPALAAGCTVVIKPAELTPLTTLLFASILQEAGLPAGVVNVITTTASGDVSAPIIADPRLRKLSFTGSTPVGRKLIAQAAEGVLRVSMELGGNAPFVVFEDADLDEAVDGAMAAKFRNIGQACTAANRFIVHADIAEAFAARVTERVAAMRVGRGTEDGVQIGPLIDDRAVAKASDLVADAVARGARVLTGGEAIEGEGTFFAPTVVSDVAPGSAILQEEIFGPVLAISTFETEEEAVRLANDTEYGLVSYVFTQDLARGHRMIDHLETGMMGLNVGVLSNAAAPFGGVKQSGVGREGGLEGIHEYLSTKYTLIPVG
- a CDS encoding NAD-dependent succinate-semialdehyde dehydrogenase, translating into MTDYAVVNPATGETLSTYPTFTDAQVEAAVGAADGAYRGWARGSAPAERADLLRRVAELHRERRDDLAAIIVREMGKPLAAAEGEVDFAADITEFYADNIEAITADQPIDILGEGSAVIRRSPLGVLLGIMPWNFPYYQVARFAAPNVALGNTILLKHAPQCPESAAAIEAMYRDAGFPEGVYVNLYVTNDQAATIIADPRVQGVSVTGSERAGSAVAEQAGRHLKKVALELGGSDPFILLATDDLDAAVRAAVDARLDNNGQSCNAAKRFIVVDGLYEPFVEKFAAAMAAATLGDPFAEDTVLGPLSSLAAAERLDEQVQRALAQGAELLTGGTRDGAFYPATVLTGVTPEMDAYREEFFGPVGVVYRVSGEEEALEVANGTPFGLGSYVFTTDEAQAQRMADRLEAGMVYVNLVLADSPELPFGGVKRSGTSREMGLLAADEFVNKKLVRVGP
- a CDS encoding pyridoxamine 5'-phosphate oxidase family protein, which produces MDETQDAVARLNDKECWERLRTQQLGRLVTNVGDVLDIFPVNYVADAGALYFRTAEGSKLFELTVNDEVLFEVDDHTDSDAWSVVVRGWAKRLDTADEVEAADGLGLHPWVPTLKYNYVRITPHTLTGRAFAFGPEPDRYGIAEY
- the secE gene encoding preprotein translocase subunit SecE; amino-acid sequence: MAQDEPNGEIVAAGGKSAGGKRPNIFSRIALFIRQVFAELRKVVTPTRQELLKFTAVVLAFVVIMMAVVYGLDFVFSWMASVVFGAPGQLVGS
- the nusG gene encoding transcription termination/antitermination protein NusG, which translates into the protein MTDRHLDDADWATAAEQSSEDDEAQEGSILADQERSVEPAEHAALHVVDEDAEPENVSDEDDVEVSDPEADAIVNDALNIDEAAEAEAAAEVLTDDLADEAAERDAEAADEVAPYDGPEPEGDVVADEEPEEVDPYEAFRADLRVLPGKWYVIHSYAGFERKVKANIEQRKSTLEVEDDIYQVEVPMEDVVEIKNGQRKMVTRVRIPGYVLVRMDLNEDTWSVVRHTPGVTGFVGNAHNPTPLRFEEAFNMLKSLVEVKDVPAAKSGAAKGSPTQARSIPAEVDFEVGETITIKEGSFAGLPGTISEIKPESGKLTVLVSLFERETPVELSFDQVTKL
- the rplK gene encoding 50S ribosomal protein L11; translation: MAPKKKVTGLIKLQINAGAANPAPPIGPALGQHGVNIMEFCKAYNAATEAQRGNVIPVEITVYEDRSFTFILKTPPAAELIKKAAGVAKGSQTPHTTKVGKLTKDQVREIAQTKQPDLNANDIEAASKIIAGTARSMGITVED
- the rplA gene encoding 50S ribosomal protein L1, which codes for MATKSKAYRAAAAKIAADTFYTPTDAVALAKETGSAKFDSTVEVALKLAVDPRKADQMVRGTVILPHGTGKTARVIVFATGPAAEAAIAAGADEVGGAELIEKVAGGYTSFDAAVATPELMGQVGRLGKVLGPRGLMPNPKTGTVTPNPAKAVEEIKGGKIEFRVDKHANVHFVVGKASFSAEQLDENLKAALDEIVRLKPSSSKGRYIQKGAVSTTFGPGIPLDVNAL
- a CDS encoding LysE/ArgO family amino acid transporter, whose protein sequence is MITSALAGLGLGLSLIIAIGAQNLFVLRQGLRRQHTLAVALVCMSSDAALIIAGVAGIGLVLTQLPWLITAVRWAGALFLVGYGILAARRAWRGEDAGVAEVERSYRPTARAGAPATTTRTAPQTRRAVILSCLALTWLNPHVYLDTVFLLGSIANTHGDDRWWFAVGAVAGSVLWFTALAYGARLLAPLLRSPAAWRALDAVIAVVMVALGVSLVWPA
- a CDS encoding LysR family transcriptional regulator ArgP, with protein sequence MKIAPDLAATVLAVVDEGSFESAARRLHVTPSAVSQRIRALEDALGAVLLVRAKPPRPTEAGATIVRLARQQALLEQEALTELGVEDRLGRVRLSVAVNADSLATWFLDPLARLAERLPVVFEVHRDDQDFTARLLSDGTAVAAVTAQSAPVAGCSVSALGAMVYEAYATPAFVRRWFPSGATVEALADAPVVDFDRRDDLQTRWIRERGASAASPPRHFIPASADFATAVRSGIGWGMLPDDQARDAVAAGALLPLGGPGIRVPLYWQQWNLHSTLLAAVADEVSRAARSALAPISRR
- a CDS encoding NADP-dependent oxidoreductase — translated: MGSHPPQGVATIEPGSPPVPETMRAAIFDQPGDASVLRPGRVATPFPVISELLIRVVAAGVNPIDVKTRAGRGVAAALGAGPTVPGFDFSGVVVKAPYETHPLQPGTAVFGMAAFPRTPGTYAEYVVASSLSVAKMPSALSHVEAAGVPLAALTAWGLVVETAHAHEGQRILIHAGSGGVGHFAVQFAAYFGAHVTTTASGRNAAWQRELGAAVVIDYTTTRFEDVVGDVDVVIDLVGDAAGRVGSRSLSVLRPGGLIINVPTGSWPTFAEDAAAASVRASTYKVIPDGGALATIGRLLSSGAVAVYIDEVFDLDDAAAAHRALEAGHTRGKIVLRVSDD
- a CDS encoding MarR family winged helix-turn-helix transcriptional regulator, translating into MDGIGSPDERTDAVRALESEFGELIARFRKVIHASAQRLSPGMLPVAYKTFTTIVRHGPLTPSALAEALTADKGQVSRTVRELESLGLVERRPDPGDGRSSLISATPEGIARLEDARSRDGGGLAATLADWHVDDIRTLARLLHALTSGEAPGR
- a CDS encoding MDR family MFS transporter, with the translated sequence MTTTSGTTATDASAAPLPRRGVLPSLSGLLLGMFVSMLAATVVSTSLPVIIHDLGGDQAAFTWVVTATLLTTAISTPVWGKLADLVDRKLLIQLALVIFVLATAAAGFAQDTGTLIAFRAVQGLGAGGLAALSQVIMADILSPRERGRYMGLFGAVMAVATVGGPLLGGLITDSIGWRWNFYVAIPFAIAALVILQRTLHLPRRRRDRVSIDYVGIVLLAASVSLLLVWITGAGVSYPWWGVETALMVGGALLGAVLFVLVELRSREPLIPLSLFRDRTFTLSVVASIATGVAMFGTSVFLSQYMQMSRGASPAEAGLMTLPMIGGLLVASIVVGQLITRYGHWKPYLVAGSVLLIAGSSLLSTLRYDTPFVLVSVYMFLLGAGVGMTMQNLVLIVQNTARPQDMGAASSGVTFFRSLGGTIGVSAMGAALAASVSDLFASSQARLGAAIAGLGERGADVAAQLTSGTLPAVNTLPASVRVIVEDIYAQGISHSFLIAVPLAIISLIAVMFLPNRSLHRATTQERLAASEAGLATEAAGEAVAGSAAGIAATDAEASARRPRR